A region of the Candidatus Methylomirabilota bacterium genome:
ACCGGCGGTCAGACCGAGGTCGACATGCGCTACGACACGCTGACGAAGATGGCCGACAAGGTCATGTGGTACAAGTACTGCGCCAAGAACACCGCGCGGAAGTGGGGCAAGACGGCCACCTTCATGCCCAAGCCGCTGTTCCAGGACAACGGCTCCGGGATGCACACGCACCAGTCGATCTGGAAGAACGGCAAGAACCTGTTCTACGAGCGCGGCGGCTACGCCGACATCTCCAAGACCTGCCTCTACTACATCGGCGGGATCCTCAAGCATGCCCCCGCGCTGCTGGCGCTGATCGCGCCCTCGACGAACTCCTACAAGCGCCTGGTGCCGGGCTACGAGGCGCCCATCAACCTGGTCTACAGCCAGCGCAACCGTTCGGCCTGCATCAGGATCCCGATGTACTCCAAGTCGGAAGGGGCCAAGCGCATCGAGTTCCGCACGCCCGACCCGACCTGCAACCCGTATCTGTCGTTCGCGGCCTGCGTGATGGCAGGGCTGGACGGCATCGCCAACAAGATCGATCCTGGCAAGCCGGTGGACAAGGACCTCTACGAGCTGCCGCCGGCCGAGCAGAAGAAGATCAAGCAACTGCCCGGCGCGCTCGACATCGTGCTCGACAATCTCGAGAAGTCGCACGACTGGCTGCTCAAGGGCGACGTGTTCACGCCGGATCTCATCGAGACGTGGATCGACTACAAGCGCAAGAACGAGGTCGATGCCATTCGGCTGCGGCCGCACCCCTGGGAGTTCGCCCTCTACTTCGATATTTGATCGCATGGGGGGCCTCGAAAGGGCCCCCCATGCCGCCCGAAACGTTCGGACCGCCCCGGGGGACCCGGGGCGGTCGTCTATTTCCGCCTGCCGTTATTTCCGGCTGCCGTGGACACGCTCGCTGGGCGGAGTATGCGCTGGCGCCCATCACACGTTTCCGTTAGACTCCGGAGCAGCCGGTCATGTTCAAGCTTTTCCCGCGGGAAGCCCGGTTCTTCGATCTCTTCGAACAGCAGTCCCAGCACATCCTGCGCGCGGCGGGGCTCCTGCACGATCTCGTGCACAACTTCACCGACGCCCGGGTCAAGCTCCACGCCATCAAGGAAGTCGAGCACCAGGGCGACCAGATCACGCACGAGGTCGTCCGCCGCCTCAACACCACGTTCATCACGCCGCTGGATCGCGAGGACATCCACGCGCTGGCCAGCCGGCTCGACGACGTGCTGGACTACATCGAGGCCGCGGCCGAGCGGCTGGTGGTGTACCGGATCAAGGAACCGACCGCGGCGTCCCGCGCCATGGCCCAGGTCATCGTGGAGATCGCGCGGGCCACGGACCGGGCCGTCCGCTGCCTGCGGGGCATGGATCCCGGCTTCCACGAGCAAGCAGTCGAGGTCAACCGCCTGGAGAACAGCGCCGACAACCTCTTGCGCGACAGCCTCGCCGAGCTGTTCGAGCAGCAGGCCGATCCCATCGAAGTCATCAAGTGGAAGGAGATCTACGAGACGATGGAGATCGTCACCGACCGCTGCGAGGACGTCGCCAACGTCATCGAGGGCATAATTCTCAAGATGGCTTGATGGAGTCGTCCCTCCTCCTGGTCCTGCTGCTGGTCCTGGCCGCGGAGTTCGCCAATGGCTGGACCGACGCCCCCAATTCCATCGCCACCGTCGTCTCGACCCGTGTGCTCACGCCGCTGCAGGCCCTGGTCATGGCCAGCGTACTCAACATCGTCGGCGCCATGTCGGGCACGGCGGTCGCCGCCACCATCGGCAAGGGGATCATCGACCCCGGCGCCGTCCATCTGGGCACGGTGGCCGCTGCCATGGTGGCCATCGTGCTGTGGAGCACGGTGGCCTGGTACTACGGGCTCCCCACCAGCGAGAGCCACGCCCTGGTGGCCGGGCTCAGCGGCGCCGCGCTGGCCACGGCGGGTGCCGGCGCCCTCATCTGGGACGGCTGGCAGAAAGTCCTCATCGGGCTGCTGTTCTCCACGTTCCTCGGCTTCGCCGGAGGACTGGTCCTCACGCTGGTGATCTACTGGACCTTTCGGGAGGCGCGGGCGGGGTCCGTACGTCGAAAGTTCGGGCGGCTGCAGATCCTGTCCTCGGCCTTCATGGCGTTCAGCCATGGCTCCAACGACGGCCAGAAATTCATCGGCGCCTTCACCCTGGCCCTGGTGCTCGGCGGCATGCTCCCCCGGTTCGATGTTCCCCTGTGGGTGATTTTCCTTTGCGCGGTCACGATGGGCATCGGGACGGCGATCGGCGGCTGGCGGATCGTCAGGACCATGGGACTCAAGGTGACCAAGCTGGATCCGGTGCACGGCTTCGCGGCGGAGACGGCCGCCGCCAGCGCCATCGAGCTGGCCTCGCGGCTGGGGATCCCGGTCAGCACGACGCACACGATCAACACCGCGATCATGGGGGTCGGCTCCACGCGCCGGCTGTCCGCCGTCCGCTGGGGCGTCGGGCGAGAGATCGTGATCGCCTGGATCCTCACCTTTCCGGTGTGCGGCTTCATCGCCTGGGCGGTGGCCAAGGTCTTCGCGCTTCTGCGCTGACCGTGCGCTAGAGTGCGGGCATGGCGCAGAACGTCCTGGTGGTCGAGGACGAGACCGACATCCGCAACCTGGTGGTCTTCCACCTCGCTCGCGAGGGCTTTCGCTGTCGGACGGCGGCGACCGGCACCGAGGCCCTGCAGGAGGTGCGGCAGCACCCGCCAGATCTCATCGTCCTCGACCTCATGCTGCCCGAGATGGACGGCCTCGAGGTATGCCGGCGGGTGCGTGCCGACCCGGCGGCGGCGGTGGTGCCCATCATCATGCTGACGGCGAAGGCGGACGAGGTGGACCGAGTGGTGGGGCTGGAGATGGGCGCCGACGACTATCTCGTCAAGCCATTCTCCCCCAAGGAGCTCGTGGCCC
Encoded here:
- a CDS encoding inorganic phosphate transporter, yielding MESSLLLVLLLVLAAEFANGWTDAPNSIATVVSTRVLTPLQALVMASVLNIVGAMSGTAVAATIGKGIIDPGAVHLGTVAAAMVAIVLWSTVAWYYGLPTSESHALVAGLSGAALATAGAGALIWDGWQKVLIGLLFSTFLGFAGGLVLTLVIYWTFREARAGSVRRKFGRLQILSSAFMAFSHGSNDGQKFIGAFTLALVLGGMLPRFDVPLWVIFLCAVTMGIGTAIGGWRIVRTMGLKVTKLDPVHGFAAETAAASAIELASRLGIPVSTTHTINTAIMGVGSTRRLSAVRWGVGREIVIAWILTFPVCGFIAWAVAKVFALLR
- a CDS encoding DUF47 family protein produces the protein MFKLFPREARFFDLFEQQSQHILRAAGLLHDLVHNFTDARVKLHAIKEVEHQGDQITHEVVRRLNTTFITPLDREDIHALASRLDDVLDYIEAAAERLVVYRIKEPTAASRAMAQVIVEIARATDRAVRCLRGMDPGFHEQAVEVNRLENSADNLLRDSLAELFEQQADPIEVIKWKEIYETMEIVTDRCEDVANVIEGIILKMA
- the glnA gene encoding type I glutamate--ammonia ligase, giving the protein MTPKDVLKLAKEKGAKIVDLRFIDLPGLWQHFSIPISELNEGIFEDGLGFDGSSIRGFQTIDESDMLLMPDPATAAMDPFTAVATLVLICNVKDPVTGKAYTRDPRYVAQKAEAYVKKSGVGDTVYIGPELEFFFFDSIRFDQSYNSGYYFIDSEAGFWNSGKEGPADNPNLGYKPRYKQGYFPVPPMDKFQDIRSDMVLALESVGVRVEVHHHEVATGGQTEVDMRYDTLTKMADKVMWYKYCAKNTARKWGKTATFMPKPLFQDNGSGMHTHQSIWKNGKNLFYERGGYADISKTCLYYIGGILKHAPALLALIAPSTNSYKRLVPGYEAPINLVYSQRNRSACIRIPMYSKSEGAKRIEFRTPDPTCNPYLSFAACVMAGLDGIANKIDPGKPVDKDLYELPPAEQKKIKQLPGALDIVLDNLEKSHDWLLKGDVFTPDLIETWIDYKRKNEVDAIRLRPHPWEFALYFDI
- a CDS encoding response regulator transcription factor, giving the protein MAQNVLVVEDETDIRNLVVFHLAREGFRCRTAATGTEALQEVRQHPPDLIVLDLMLPEMDGLEVCRRVRADPAAAVVPIIMLTAKADEVDRVVGLEMGADDYLVKPFSPKELVARVRAVLRRTRAPVPAAALHAGALVLDAGRHMVAVEGASIVLTPKEFDLLQALMEAAGRVLSREHLLDRVWGYARADEVESRTIDVHVRRLRAKLGEEGRRITTVKGVGYRFEAE